The proteins below come from a single Aegilops tauschii subsp. strangulata cultivar AL8/78 chromosome 6, Aet v6.0, whole genome shotgun sequence genomic window:
- the LOC109755532 gene encoding uncharacterized protein, protein MSTAAASRPSGPVLLSPFPNYQSASLSRLKLSAAGSPVKSVSVSSRPSSPTAAPKIRRSCMCSPTNHPGSFRCSLHKERKQEAPAAGSISRPVSPPSPPSKGTASPFAQLVPSGSGCAKRSYSGLAQRVPIGSGHWARKALVPSPAAQQLQHRKRVVERFHAGPSRLSAASMVGRGNQ, encoded by the coding sequence ATGTCGACGGCAGCTGCATCCCGGCCCAGTGGCCCCGTCCTTCTGAGCCCCTTTCCCAACTACCAATCCGCCTCGCTCTCCCGTCTCAAGCTCTCCGCCGCCGGCTCGCCGGTCAAGTCCGTCAGCGTCTCGTCTCGCCCCTCCTCCCCCACCGCCGCCCCCAAGATCCGTCGCTCGTGCATGTGCTCCCCGACGAACCACCCGGGCTCGTTCCGCTGCAGCCTCCACAAGGAGCGCAAGCAGGAGGCCCCGGCCGCCGGCAGCATCAGCAGGCCCGTCTCCCCGCCTTCGCCGCCGTCCAAGGGCACGGCGAGCCCGTTCGCGCAGCTCGTCCCCAGCGGCAGCGGCTGCGCTAAACGCTCGTACAGCGGGCTGGCGCAGCGCGTCCCCATTGGGAGCGGGCACTGGGCACGCAAGGCGCTCGTGCCGTCCCCCGCGGCGCAGCAGCTGCAGCACCGGAAGCGAGTGGTGGAGCGGTTCCACGCCGGGCCCAGCCGGCTCTCCGCCGCCTCCATGGTCGGCCGCGGCAACCAGTAA
- the LOC109755521 gene encoding PRA1 family protein E-like, with protein sequence MMLRSLDSLNRVSVRFAYFPLPIRDGSASAPAPIQDPTAPPSSLAKAAELVTRFREQGQALIAARRPWGEVFRSPAFSKPPNVGEAVSRMRRNTAYFRANYALAVLAVVAASLLWHPGTLFALLALCAAWFFLYFSRRAEGAQPLRVFGTEFDDGTVLALLSGVTVIAMLFTDVGWNVVGSVMIGLALAGAHAALRSTDDLFLTEQEAAGNGLVAAGFSAAGPILPTYVRIG encoded by the exons ATGATGTTACGGTCACTGGACTCGCTGAACCGGGTCAGCGTACG TTTTGCATATTTCCCCCTGCCCATTCGGGACGGCTCGGCCTCCGCCCCGGCCCCGATCCAGGACCCCACGGCGCCGCCCTCCTCGCTCGCCAAGGCGGCCGAGCTCGTCACGCGGTTCCGGGAGCAGGGCCAGGCGCTCATCGCCGCGCGCCGCCCCTGGGGGGAGGTCTTCCGCTCCCCCGCCTTCTCCAAGCCGCCCAACGTCGGCGAGGCCGTCTCCCGGATGCGCCGCAACACGGCCTACTTCCGCGCCAACTACGCGCTCGCCGtcctcgccgtcgtcgccgcctcGCTCCTCTGGCACCCGGGCACCCTCTTCGCGCTCCTCGCGCTCTGCGCCGCCTGGTTCTTCCTCTACTTCTCGCGCCGCGCCGAGGGCGCCCAGCCGCTCCGGGTCTTCGGCACCGAGTTCGACGACGGCACCGTCCTCGCCCTGCTCTCCGGGGTCACCGTCATCGCCATGCTCTTCACCGACGTCGGATGGAACGTCGTCGGTTCGGTCATGATCGGGCTCGCCCTCGCGGGAGCGCACGCCGCGCTCAGGTCCACCGACGACCTCTTCCTCACCGAGCAGGAGGCGGCCGGCAACGGCCTCGTGGCCGCAGGCTTCAGCGCTGCTGGACCCATCTTGCCCACCTATGTCCGCATTGGTTGA